Proteins encoded within one genomic window of Marinobacter halotolerans:
- a CDS encoding serine/threonine-protein kinase — MNPLRFVLQRIFSLRLLVVIAAVVFAFAGESLSLLSYVDRLLFSAFGTASVTAEGASFAVMPPDALNAAISARALDEPAWSPAAVRGGLMAVAMFLVLGVPRLGAAVSLPVVLLVSGALVVLQAALMFYQNAWLPLGEVVTLLLAGYLVMLFWLQPHRVIVSLTDNVVDARTRLGKLLLRQGQPDDALEVLAECPPDEHTLELQYDIAIQQERKRQYDKACNTFRQILASRRNYRDAAKRLAALESMANEATRVSASGFDSTRTLVLPEQSLSRPTLGRYEIEREIGRGAMGVVYLGKDPKIARTVAIKTLSYQAFDPSELNDLKSRFFREAEAAGRLNHPAIVTVYDVGEEADLAFIAMDYAHGQPLSDFCRPDRLLPIGTVLKIVARVAEALGYAHSQNIIHRDIKPGNIIYNPDNGDIKITDFGIAKISDDSRTRTGSVMGSPLYMSPEQLKGQKVTGASDTYSLGVTLYKLVTGETPYQGDTLAALTYQILNKRPRSVREFNKDLPNGVVRLINKAIQREPEKRFANAATMAEALKRQAARDAEEVS, encoded by the coding sequence GTGGTTATCGCAGCGGTGGTGTTCGCCTTTGCCGGTGAATCCCTGTCGCTGCTCAGCTATGTAGATCGTCTCCTGTTCAGTGCGTTTGGCACGGCTTCCGTCACTGCAGAAGGCGCCTCCTTTGCCGTTATGCCCCCCGATGCTCTCAACGCTGCAATCAGTGCCCGTGCTCTGGACGAGCCGGCCTGGTCGCCCGCAGCGGTTCGAGGCGGGCTGATGGCGGTTGCGATGTTTCTGGTACTTGGCGTGCCGCGCCTGGGGGCCGCAGTCTCGCTTCCTGTGGTTCTGCTGGTATCCGGCGCTCTTGTGGTTTTGCAGGCCGCTTTGATGTTCTATCAGAACGCCTGGCTACCCCTGGGGGAAGTCGTGACCTTGCTGCTTGCAGGCTATCTGGTGATGCTGTTCTGGCTCCAGCCTCATCGGGTTATCGTATCGCTCACCGATAATGTCGTGGATGCCCGCACCCGCCTGGGCAAACTGCTTCTGCGCCAGGGCCAGCCAGACGATGCACTGGAAGTCCTGGCCGAGTGTCCCCCGGACGAGCACACCTTAGAGCTGCAGTACGACATTGCCATCCAGCAGGAACGCAAACGGCAGTACGATAAAGCCTGCAATACATTCCGGCAGATTCTGGCCAGCCGGCGTAACTATCGGGACGCCGCCAAACGTCTTGCGGCACTGGAGTCCATGGCTAACGAGGCAACCCGTGTCAGCGCTTCCGGATTCGACAGCACCCGAACCCTGGTCCTGCCCGAGCAGAGTCTCAGCCGTCCCACGCTCGGGCGCTATGAAATCGAGCGGGAAATCGGCCGGGGCGCCATGGGCGTGGTGTATCTGGGTAAGGACCCGAAAATTGCCCGCACAGTAGCCATCAAAACCCTCAGCTACCAGGCTTTTGACCCGTCCGAACTGAATGACCTCAAATCCCGTTTTTTCCGCGAGGCGGAAGCAGCCGGGCGCCTGAACCATCCGGCAATTGTGACGGTCTATGATGTGGGTGAAGAGGCAGACCTGGCGTTTATTGCCATGGACTATGCCCATGGCCAGCCACTCAGCGATTTCTGTCGTCCAGACCGGCTATTGCCTATCGGCACGGTACTAAAGATTGTCGCCCGCGTGGCCGAGGCCCTGGGTTATGCCCACAGCCAGAACATCATTCATCGGGATATCAAGCCCGGCAATATCATCTATAACCCAGACAACGGGGACATCAAGATTACCGATTTCGGCATCGCCAAGATTTCCGATGACTCCCGCACCCGCACCGGCAGCGTGATGGGCAGCCCGCTTTATATGTCGCCGGAACAGCTGAAAGGCCAGAAGGTGACCGGCGCGTCAGACACCTACAGTCTGGGTGTTACCCTGTACAAACTGGTCACAGGCGAGACGCCCTATCAGGGGGATACCCTGGCGGCGCTGACCTACCAGATTCTGAACAAGCGCCCGCGCAGCGTTCGGGAGTTCAACAAGGATCTGCCCAATGGCGTGGTGCGGCTGATCAACAAAGCCATCCAGCGGGAGCCGGAGAAACGCTTCGCCAATGCCGCCACCATGGCTGAGGCGTTGAAGCGACAGGCCGCCCGTGACGCAGAGGAGGTGTCCTGA
- a CDS encoding PP2C family protein-serine/threonine phosphatase — protein MELLISGQTDIGAVRKSNQDAIDWCLNDGSSEALLVVADGMGGYQGGEVASAIAVDTLTEVLCPTLGDSASIESRESLVQSALNLASERIDARKAQEPELAKMGTTIVLAWVSGDRALLAHIGDSRCYLLRQGRLECLTRDDTVVQNMLEDGSIRERDVPNVPFRNVLTRALGAADITPTFSELTLESGDQLLLCSDGLTDALDEGVWLDILSAADSVEAAVKSLITASLERQAKDNVSVVLLSTN, from the coding sequence ATGGAGCTTCTGATCTCCGGTCAGACCGATATCGGCGCCGTGCGCAAATCCAACCAGGATGCGATCGACTGGTGTCTCAATGACGGCTCCTCAGAGGCGCTGCTGGTCGTTGCGGATGGCATGGGGGGTTACCAGGGTGGTGAGGTGGCAAGCGCCATCGCCGTGGATACCCTGACGGAGGTGCTGTGTCCGACCCTGGGAGACTCTGCTTCCATTGAAAGCCGTGAATCCCTGGTGCAGTCAGCCCTGAACCTGGCCAGCGAGCGCATTGATGCCCGCAAAGCGCAGGAGCCGGAGCTAGCCAAAATGGGCACCACCATTGTGCTGGCCTGGGTGTCGGGTGATCGGGCGCTGCTGGCCCATATCGGCGATTCCCGATGTTACCTGTTGAGACAGGGCCGTCTGGAATGCCTGACGCGGGACGACACGGTGGTCCAGAACATGCTGGAAGATGGCAGTATCCGCGAGCGCGACGTGCCCAATGTGCCGTTTCGCAACGTGCTGACCCGGGCGCTGGGCGCGGCGGATATTACGCCTACATTCAGCGAGCTGACGCTGGAGTCGGGCGATCAGCTGCTGCTCTGTTCCGATGGTCTGACCGATGCGCTGGACGAAGGGGTATGGCTGGACATCCTGTCTGCTGCGGATTCGGTCGAGGCCGCGGTGAAATCATTGATCACAGCGAGCCTCGAGAGACAGGCAAAAGATAATGTGTCTGTGGTCCTGCTATCAACAAACTGA
- a CDS encoding FHA domain-containing protein — MASLSQLVDSVVVTTFEIDQPEVRLGRRGDNDIRIDEISVSGHHAVIESVPNAYLEGTVDYYITDNNSTNGTFVNDLRISERQRLNSNDIVRIGWNEFRFVDEDENAMEKTAYILD; from the coding sequence ATGGCGTCACTTTCGCAACTGGTAGACAGTGTGGTGGTCACCACCTTTGAAATTGACCAGCCCGAAGTCAGGCTGGGGCGTCGCGGTGACAATGATATCCGGATCGACGAGATTTCCGTCAGCGGCCATCATGCCGTGATTGAAAGTGTCCCCAACGCCTACCTGGAAGGCACGGTGGATTACTACATTACCGACAACAACAGCACCAACGGCACCTTCGTGAACGACCTTCGCATCAGCGAACGCCAGCGCCTGAACAGCAACGATATCGTGCGCATCGGCTGGAACGAATTCCGCTTTGTTGACGAGGATGAAAACGCGATGGAGAAGACGGCCTATATTCTGGACTAG
- a CDS encoding glutamine amidotransferase: MKPARLVILKTGNTLPPIRDAFGDFDRWFLNGLSEELDRQVVDITCEPLPGEPGDWDGIVVTGSPAMVSDRAPWSESAAAWLAGAVEAGVPVLGVCYGHQLLAHAMGGKVGYHPDGRESGTFPVNLHETAKDDPLFNALPAAFKAQLTHRQSVLELPRNAVLLASNDFEPHQAFRMGTCAWGVQFHPEFTADIMRAYLKAQTPDLVKEGLSPEALTDQVDDAPHASSLLQRFCDLVLQNR; the protein is encoded by the coding sequence ATGAAACCGGCCCGCCTGGTCATCCTGAAAACCGGTAACACCCTGCCACCGATCCGCGATGCCTTTGGCGATTTCGACCGCTGGTTTCTGAACGGCCTTTCGGAAGAACTGGACCGCCAGGTGGTGGACATAACCTGCGAACCTCTGCCCGGTGAGCCGGGTGACTGGGACGGCATCGTGGTGACCGGGTCCCCGGCCATGGTCAGTGATCGGGCGCCCTGGAGCGAGTCCGCCGCGGCCTGGCTGGCCGGGGCGGTTGAAGCAGGCGTACCGGTGCTGGGCGTTTGCTATGGCCATCAGTTGCTGGCCCACGCCATGGGCGGAAAGGTCGGCTATCACCCGGACGGCCGCGAGAGCGGTACCTTCCCGGTCAACCTTCATGAAACTGCGAAGGATGACCCCCTGTTCAATGCATTGCCCGCCGCCTTCAAGGCCCAGCTGACCCACCGCCAGTCGGTTCTGGAGCTACCTCGCAATGCTGTGCTATTGGCCAGCAATGACTTCGAGCCCCATCAGGCGTTTCGCATGGGCACTTGTGCCTGGGGCGTGCAGTTTCATCCGGAATTTACCGCTGACATCATGCGGGCCTACCTGAAGGCGCAGACCCCGGATCTGGTGAAGGAGGGGCTGTCACCGGAGGCTCTTACAGACCAGGTCGACGACGCGCCCCACGCTTCTTCCCTGCTGCAGCGTTTCTGCGACCTGGTGTTACAGAACCGCTAG